A stretch of the Aquificaceae bacterium genome encodes the following:
- the infC gene encoding translation initiation factor IF-3 has product MQEYRVNKQIKAKEVRLIDENGKQIGIVPLQEALRIASEKGLDLVEVAPQANPPVCKILDYGKFLYELKKKEKEARKKQREHAIDVKDMMLSVRIDEHDLKVKLKHMREFLMDGDKVRVRIRFRGREHLHPELGDRLANRIVEELSDVGQLEAPIKKEGNFLIFALLPKKK; this is encoded by the coding sequence TTGCAGGAGTATAGGGTTAACAAACAGATAAAGGCTAAGGAGGTAAGGTTAATAGACGAAAATGGAAAGCAGATAGGCATAGTTCCACTGCAGGAGGCTCTTAGAATAGCCAGCGAAAAGGGTCTTGACTTGGTAGAAGTTGCACCTCAAGCAAACCCTCCTGTATGTAAGATACTGGATTATGGTAAGTTCCTCTATGAGCTAAAGAAGAAGGAAAAGGAGGCAAGGAAGAAACAAAGAGAGCATGCCATTGATGTGAAGGACATGATGCTTTCGGTAAGGATTGACGAGCATGACCTTAAGGTAAAGCTAAAGCACATGAGAGAGTTTCTCATGGACGGGGACAAAGTAAGGGTAAGAATTCGCTTTAGAGGAAGGGAGCATCTCCACCCAGAGCTTGGTGATAGGTTAGCAAATAGAATAGTGGAAGAGTTATCGGACGTGGGACAGCTTGAGGCTCCAATAAAGAAGGAAGGAAACTTTCTAATCTTTGCCCTGCTCCCTAAAAAGAAGTAA
- the radA gene encoding DNA repair protein RadA: MKKEKTYFVCQECGYSSPKWLGKCPSCGAWNSMVEEKETRSLSERVIVKATPKPLHLWEEKNALRLSTGFESLDYALGGGIVKGQVLLLAGEPGIGKSTLLLQVCERFSKLYGPVLYVSGEESPSQIALRAKRLRVGSESLLVFPETNLEIILQTLREERPSLLVVDSVQTLYSSSLESSPGSVAQVRECTFRLSEVCKELNIPVFLVGQVNKEGVLAGPKVLEHIVDTVLYFEGERFNFYRVVKAVKNRFGESGNMAVFRMTGQGLEEVQEPSAFFLQERVGSPGSVVFPHTEGSKPVLLEVQALTIHALYTTPQRKTQGFDPNRLALILAVLEKEAKVFTRDRDVFVNIVGGVRVEEPAIDLAVALAVVSSVKDKPVGDVLIFGELGLSGEVRSVHFAQERLKEGLRFGFKKAIVPEGCKVELEGLEVFGVRHIKEAIELII, encoded by the coding sequence ATGAAAAAGGAAAAGACTTACTTTGTTTGCCAAGAGTGTGGATATTCAAGTCCAAAGTGGCTTGGAAAATGTCCTTCTTGTGGTGCTTGGAACTCTATGGTGGAGGAGAAGGAAACAAGGTCTCTCTCTGAAAGGGTAATAGTCAAGGCTACACCAAAACCTCTCCATCTTTGGGAAGAAAAAAACGCTCTACGGCTTAGCACGGGTTTTGAAAGTCTTGACTATGCTCTTGGTGGTGGGATAGTGAAAGGTCAAGTTTTGCTCCTTGCAGGCGAACCGGGCATAGGCAAGTCCACCCTCTTATTGCAGGTATGCGAAAGGTTTTCAAAGCTATATGGACCTGTTTTATATGTTTCTGGAGAGGAGTCTCCATCACAAATAGCCCTTAGAGCAAAAAGACTAAGAGTAGGTTCAGAAAGCCTTTTGGTGTTTCCAGAAACTAACCTTGAGATTATTCTGCAGACCCTGAGGGAAGAAAGACCTTCTCTCCTTGTGGTGGACTCGGTGCAAACCCTTTATAGCTCAAGCCTTGAGTCTTCGCCAGGCTCTGTTGCTCAAGTAAGAGAATGCACCTTTAGGCTCTCTGAGGTTTGCAAGGAGCTAAATATTCCCGTTTTTTTGGTGGGTCAGGTCAACAAAGAAGGCGTGCTTGCGGGTCCAAAGGTGCTGGAGCATATTGTGGACACGGTTCTTTATTTTGAGGGGGAGAGGTTTAACTTCTACAGGGTGGTCAAGGCGGTTAAAAACCGCTTTGGTGAGTCTGGGAACATGGCGGTCTTTAGGATGACAGGACAGGGGCTTGAGGAGGTTCAAGAGCCTTCCGCCTTTTTCCTGCAAGAGAGGGTTGGCTCTCCTGGGAGCGTGGTTTTTCCTCACACAGAAGGTAGCAAGCCAGTGCTTTTGGAGGTGCAAGCCCTAACCATACATGCACTATACACCACCCCTCAGAGAAAGACTCAAGGCTTTGACCCAAACCGCTTAGCTCTTATACTTGCAGTGCTTGAAAAGGAAGCAAAGGTCTTTACAAGAGACAGGGATGTGTTTGTAAACATAGTGGGTGGTGTAAGGGTGGAAGAGCCAGCCATAGACTTGGCGGTTGCCCTTGCAGTGGTAAGCTCCGTAAAGGATAAACCTGTTGGTGATGTGCTTATTTTTGGTGAGCTTGGTCTCTCTGGGGAGGTGAGGTCTGTCCACTTTGCACAGGAAAGGCTAAAGGAAGGTCTTCGCTTTGGCTTTAAGAAGGCTATAGTTCCAGAGGGTTGCAAAGTAGAATTGGAGGGTTTAGAAGTTTTTGGCGTAAGGCATATTAAAGAAGCCATTGAGCTTATAATCTAA
- a CDS encoding response regulator transcription factor has product MKVLLVEDDRLLGESLKEYLESEGFLVDWIYDSREFFDLLEVSIYDAIVLDLMMPHISGEELLRELREKGNTTPVLILTAKGRIEDKEKCFSLGADDYLTKPFEPRELLLRLRALYRRTVRQERLKLRNVEVDLRAGRVWVEGREIRLSKKEWLLFKYLVENRDRFVSTKELLNYVWGDEPVGDEVVRAHIKNLRRLLPEGFIVSQKGRGYRVEA; this is encoded by the coding sequence GTGAAGGTGCTACTTGTGGAAGATGACAGGCTTTTGGGGGAGTCTCTTAAGGAGTATTTGGAGTCAGAAGGCTTTTTGGTGGACTGGATATACGATAGTAGGGAGTTTTTTGACCTTCTTGAGGTTTCTATATATGACGCCATTGTGCTTGACCTTATGATGCCTCATATAAGTGGTGAGGAACTTCTAAGAGAGCTAAGAGAAAAGGGAAACACCACCCCTGTGCTTATACTTACTGCAAAGGGTAGGATTGAGGACAAAGAAAAGTGCTTTTCTCTCGGTGCGGATGATTATCTTACAAAGCCTTTTGAACCCAGGGAGCTACTGCTAAGGCTCAGAGCCTTATACAGAAGAACAGTTAGACAAGAAAGGCTAAAGCTAAGGAATGTAGAAGTTGACCTAAGGGCTGGTAGGGTGTGGGTTGAAGGTAGGGAGATAAGGCTAAGTAAAAAGGAGTGGCTACTGTTTAAGTATCTGGTAGAAAACAGGGATAGGTTTGTCTCCACAAAGGAGCTCCTCAACTATGTGTGGGGCGATGAGCCAGTGGGGGACGAGGTGGTGAGGGCTCACATAAAGAACCTCAGAAGACTCTTGCCAGAGGGCTTTATAGTCTCTCAAAAGGGAAGGGGCTATAGAGTTGAAGCGTGA
- the hisS gene encoding histidine--tRNA ligase: MPEFQSVRGFHDIYGEDLKRFRYISNLIREKLRLYNFEEIVLPVVEYVEVFQRSIGEATDIVQKEMFTFQDRKGRWLALRPEGTAGAVRAYVQNRLYALKPYVKLFYEGPMFRYERPQAGRYRQFHQLGAEVFGSLEPVVDAELIGLVYEILSELGIKAVIEINSIGCKVCRPAYRDALSAYLAGVEEHLCEVCLDRKDRNPLRVLDCKVPTCKSAVKDAPKMVDFLCKECKEHYSKLKEYLNAMSIPYRENPNLVRGLDYYTKTVFEAVSEELDITVIAGGRYDYLVEEIGGPPTPAIGFAVGLERLSMLVKNLPPEDPLYLVIPFGDVLPYALQVAKALRAEGKRVEVSYKRGGLKKQLELANKIRADYAVIVGEEEMAGGFYTLKDLNSGIQTRVEFSPAF, from the coding sequence ATGCCTGAGTTTCAAAGTGTAAGAGGCTTTCACGATATTTATGGAGAAGACCTAAAAAGGTTCAGGTATATTTCTAACCTTATAAGAGAAAAGCTAAGGCTTTATAACTTTGAAGAGATAGTGCTTCCTGTGGTGGAATATGTGGAGGTATTCCAAAGGAGCATAGGAGAGGCAACGGACATAGTCCAAAAGGAGATGTTTACCTTTCAGGATAGAAAGGGTAGATGGCTTGCCCTTAGACCTGAGGGCACTGCAGGCGCGGTTAGAGCCTACGTTCAAAACAGGCTATATGCCTTAAAGCCTTATGTGAAACTTTTCTATGAGGGTCCCATGTTTCGCTACGAGCGTCCACAGGCTGGCAGATACAGACAGTTTCATCAACTGGGTGCGGAGGTTTTTGGAAGCCTTGAGCCTGTGGTGGATGCGGAGCTTATAGGTCTTGTCTATGAGATACTTTCTGAGCTTGGTATTAAGGCGGTAATAGAGATAAACTCCATAGGATGTAAGGTTTGCAGACCTGCCTATAGAGATGCTTTGAGTGCCTATCTTGCAGGTGTGGAGGAGCATCTCTGTGAAGTCTGCCTTGATAGAAAGGACAGAAACCCTCTTAGGGTCTTAGACTGCAAGGTGCCAACCTGTAAGTCTGCAGTCAAGGATGCTCCTAAGATGGTGGACTTTCTGTGCAAGGAGTGTAAAGAGCACTACTCAAAGCTAAAGGAATATTTAAATGCCATGTCTATACCCTACAGAGAAAATCCAAACCTTGTGAGAGGACTTGACTACTACACAAAGACAGTTTTTGAGGCGGTCTCTGAGGAGCTTGATATTACCGTGATAGCAGGTGGTAGGTATGATTACCTTGTGGAGGAAATAGGTGGACCTCCCACTCCAGCCATAGGCTTTGCGGTAGGATTAGAAAGGCTTTCCATGCTTGTGAAAAACCTTCCTCCAGAAGACCCACTATACTTGGTCATACCCTTTGGTGATGTTCTACCCTATGCCTTGCAGGTAGCAAAGGCTCTCAGGGCAGAGGGCAAAAGGGTTGAGGTCTCTTACAAAAGAGGCGGTCTCAAAAAACAGCTTGAGCTTGCCAACAAGATAAGGGCGGATTATGCAGTCATAGTGGGAGAAGAGGAGATGGCTGGTGGCTTTTATACCCTTAAGGACCTTAATTCTGGAATTCAAACAAGGGTAGAGTTTAGCCCTGCCTTTTAA
- the hemA gene encoding glutamyl-tRNA reductase: MMNRIFVWGVNFKTAPVEQRELLACSREDAYYLLPPLKTISGIVEIMLLSTCNRVEVYTVAESYESMNRLILEFLQLKGVDVRLRRNSFFLEDKHAVAHIFRVASGLESMVVGETQIVNQFKEAYRIAKELQCTGKVLNRLYEKALRTAKRVRTETGISKNAVSVSYVAVELAKRIFGNLAKTKVLLVGAGEMAELSAKYLKKLQAHLFITNRTYERAVELAKELEGHVLRFEELSEHLHEFDIVIVSTGSKKFIIDAPMVKKAIRKRNYKPIFFIDISVPRNVDPEVNKVDEVFLYDIDDLQEVAEKNLKERLKEKEKGEIIVWDEVSKFMKWLEFLKVEKHIVSIKRVWREVEEREPMVRKLIHNAMEEIRKDPSLAEKLVKIFLQEVEYANT, translated from the coding sequence ATGATGAATCGCATATTTGTATGGGGTGTGAACTTCAAAACCGCTCCAGTGGAACAGAGGGAGCTTTTGGCTTGTAGCAGGGAAGATGCTTACTATCTTTTACCACCCCTTAAAACTATAAGTGGCATAGTAGAGATAATGCTCCTGTCTACCTGTAATAGGGTGGAAGTTTACACAGTCGCAGAAAGCTATGAGTCTATGAATAGGTTAATCCTTGAATTTCTACAATTAAAGGGTGTGGATGTGAGGCTTAGAAGAAACTCCTTCTTCTTAGAAGATAAACATGCGGTTGCTCACATCTTTAGAGTTGCAAGCGGGCTTGAATCCATGGTGGTGGGAGAAACGCAGATAGTAAACCAGTTTAAAGAGGCATACAGAATAGCGAAAGAGCTCCAATGCACTGGCAAGGTTCTCAATAGACTATACGAGAAGGCTCTTAGAACTGCCAAGAGGGTGCGCACAGAGACTGGTATTAGCAAAAACGCAGTTTCAGTAAGCTATGTAGCTGTAGAGCTTGCCAAAAGGATATTCGGAAACCTTGCAAAGACAAAGGTTCTCCTTGTGGGTGCTGGTGAAATGGCTGAGCTTTCCGCGAAATATCTTAAAAAACTCCAAGCACATCTTTTTATAACTAATAGGACATACGAAAGAGCGGTGGAATTAGCAAAAGAGCTTGAAGGACACGTGCTAAGATTTGAAGAGCTTTCTGAACATCTCCATGAATTTGATATAGTAATAGTCTCGACAGGGAGTAAGAAGTTTATCATAGACGCTCCTATGGTCAAAAAGGCGATAAGGAAAAGAAACTACAAACCTATCTTTTTCATTGATATATCTGTTCCCAGGAATGTAGACCCCGAGGTTAATAAGGTTGATGAAGTGTTTCTCTACGATATAGATGACCTACAAGAGGTTGCAGAGAAGAACCTAAAGGAGAGACTAAAGGAGAAAGAAAAGGGAGAGATAATAGTATGGGATGAGGTGAGTAAGTTCATGAAGTGGTTGGAGTTTCTTAAGGTTGAAAAACACATAGTAAGCATAAAAAGGGTATGGAGAGAGGTAGAAGAGAGGGAACCGATGGTTAGAAAGCTAATTCACAATGCGATGGAAGAGATAAGAAAAGACCCTTCCCTTGCAGAAAAGTTAGTTAAAATATTCTTGCAGGAGGTGGAATATGCAAACACATAG